One window of Marinobacterium aestuarii genomic DNA carries:
- a CDS encoding elongation factor P hydroxylase, giving the protein MSTHQYQDLIQLFNGQFEHSLNTLLVRGDDEPVYLPADAEHPQHRIIFAHGFFSSALHEISHWCVAGAKRRTQVDFGYWYKPDGRTAEEQALFESVEVKPQALEWMLSVACGHRFHFSADNLSAQIGASRGFEARVQRQVLHYLEVGLPTRAGLLVEAFRAFYGTDPLDPGAFALPYDTELASVPLAVRQHPQNPGGSAIM; this is encoded by the coding sequence ATGAGTACGCATCAATATCAGGATCTGATCCAGCTGTTCAACGGTCAGTTTGAGCACAGCCTCAACACCCTGCTGGTGCGTGGCGATGACGAACCCGTCTATCTGCCCGCCGATGCCGAGCATCCGCAGCACCGGATTATTTTTGCCCACGGCTTTTTTTCCAGCGCTCTGCATGAAATTTCCCACTGGTGCGTGGCCGGTGCGAAGCGGCGTACCCAGGTGGATTTTGGTTACTGGTACAAGCCTGACGGGCGCACGGCAGAGGAACAGGCGCTGTTCGAGAGCGTAGAAGTCAAACCCCAGGCGCTGGAGTGGATGCTTTCCGTCGCCTGTGGGCACCGCTTTCACTTCAGTGCTGACAATCTGTCGGCGCAGATCGGCGCCAGCCGTGGCTTCGAAGCTCGCGTTCAGCGCCAGGTGCTGCACTATCTTGAGGTGGGCCTGCCCACCAGAGCAGGCTTGCTGGTGGAGGCGTTCAGGGCCTTTTACGGCACAGACCCGCTTGATCCCGGCGCCTTTGCGCTGCCGTACGATACAGAGCTTGCTTCAGTACCCTTAGCTGTGAGGCAGCACCCTCAGAATCCGGGCGGCAGCGCGATCATGTGA
- a CDS encoding DUF3422 family protein: protein MTELIQALPVEPGFKLHPLRELLYEELHSRPFQQIQAPARVTHLAVLCPESERAQQFRHLQTLCEQLDAPVPEHDSSCFQQDFGSLRLRRETHMEFVAYTFIHLDATSPNAACDQPFARTALSLLPPGWLDQLHGSVVGAFHVAFEYSELEGKQLLPQAKRNFEGMRLIGSSPQQGDAHIWTSFRLHSDGFGRFLVYNRGMSPSQLGRLMQRLLEIETYRLLMLLGMPLARSIAPALSPMDEALADITQRLAGNSDLDEAVILAELTAMAARVEDFRARSTFRFSATRAYHELVLKRLEELNEDEVSGHLTLTEFITRRVTPAVRTCETVGRRLEDLSRRIDRVSDMMRTRVELSIQGQNRALLASMDRRSRIQLMMQHTVEGLSVAAISYYSVGLLKHIITAAYDAGVPVDKDMAVGVSVPLVLFSVWFVTRRIHKHFHELAREERSAEAQRKTGVKAEKT, encoded by the coding sequence ATGACCGAGCTTATTCAAGCGTTGCCAGTCGAGCCCGGGTTCAAATTGCATCCGCTGCGCGAGTTGCTGTACGAAGAGCTGCATTCGCGGCCGTTTCAGCAGATTCAGGCGCCGGCCCGTGTTACACATCTGGCGGTGCTGTGCCCAGAGTCCGAGCGGGCACAGCAGTTTCGCCATCTGCAAACGCTGTGCGAGCAGCTCGATGCACCCGTACCTGAGCACGACAGCAGCTGTTTTCAGCAGGATTTCGGTTCGCTGCGGCTGCGGCGCGAAACCCATATGGAGTTCGTCGCCTACACCTTCATTCATCTCGATGCGACCAGCCCGAATGCCGCCTGCGACCAGCCCTTCGCGCGCACGGCGCTATCACTGTTGCCACCTGGCTGGCTGGATCAGCTGCATGGCAGTGTAGTGGGCGCTTTCCATGTCGCCTTCGAATACAGCGAGTTGGAAGGCAAGCAATTGCTGCCCCAGGCCAAGCGCAATTTTGAAGGCATGCGCCTGATTGGCAGTAGCCCGCAGCAGGGCGATGCCCATATATGGACCAGCTTTCGTCTGCACAGCGATGGTTTTGGGCGTTTTCTGGTGTATAACCGCGGCATGTCACCGAGCCAGCTTGGGCGACTCATGCAGCGCTTGCTGGAGATCGAGACCTACCGCCTGCTGATGCTGCTTGGCATGCCGTTGGCGCGCAGCATAGCGCCGGCGCTGTCGCCCATGGACGAAGCTCTGGCTGATATTACCCAGCGTCTGGCCGGCAATTCGGACCTGGATGAAGCCGTTATCCTCGCCGAGCTGACCGCCATGGCGGCGCGGGTGGAAGATTTTCGGGCGCGTTCGACCTTTCGCTTCAGCGCCACGCGGGCGTACCATGAGCTGGTGCTCAAGCGCCTGGAAGAGCTGAATGAAGATGAGGTCTCAGGCCATCTGACCCTGACCGAATTCATCACCCGCCGGGTAACGCCGGCGGTACGCACCTGCGAAACCGTTGGGCGCAGGCTGGAGGACTTGTCCAGGCGCATCGATCGGGTATCGGACATGATGCGCACCCGGGTCGAACTGTCGATCCAGGGGCAAAACCGGGCCTTGCTGGCATCCATGGACAGGCGTTCGCGCATCCAGTTGATGATGCAGCATACCGTCGAGGGGTTGTCGGTGGCGGCGATCAGCTATTACAGCGTTGGCCTGCTCAAGCATATTATTACCGCCGCCTATGATGCCGGCGTGCCGGTCGACAAGGATATGGCGGTGGGGGTTTCAGTGCCGCTGGTACTCTTTAGCGTCTGGTTTGTGACACGGCGTATCCATAAACATTTTCATGAACTTGCCCGCGAGGAGCGCAGCGCGGAAGCGCAGCGCAAGACGGGCGTGAAGGCAGAGAAGACATGA
- a CDS encoding ABC transporter ATP-binding protein — translation MDTVTYQWGRIARIALEHRRELVLANLIALLATLASVPLPLLMPLLVDEVLLNQPGPLINLINPLVPQSWHGPVLYIMAILLVTVLLRALALLLGVWQARQFTLVSKDIIFRIRSDMLARLQRISMAEYETRGSGAVTSHFVTDIDTLDRFIGGSVSKLLIALLSILGTAVILLWMHWQLALFILFLNPLVIALTMAIGKQVKQLKKHENAAFEVFQNALIETLDGIQQIRASNRERYYLSRMVDEARRVRDHSAAFEWRSDAASRFSMMLFLVGFDLFRAVSMLMVVFSDLSVGQMIAVFGYLWFMMGPVQEVLGVQYAFYAAKAALARINGLLMLQQEPRYPHRRDPFAGHRTVSVSVENVHFGYGPGQDVLNGISLTVPAGQKIALVGASGGGKSTLVQVLLGLYPAGTGRILYGGVPLEDIGLDRVRDRVATVLQQPALFNGTVRSNLSMGRGFTDAQLWQALDIAQLSDFILGLEQTLDTRIGRQGVRLSGGQRQRLAIARMVLADPSVVILDEATSALDAQTEARLHEALGHFLAGRTTLIVAHRLSAVRQADHVYVFEDGRIAEEGPHEALLDRNGLYARLYGHYQ, via the coding sequence ATGGATACAGTGACATACCAATGGGGGCGTATTGCGCGCATTGCACTGGAGCATCGCCGCGAGCTGGTGCTGGCTAACCTGATTGCGTTGCTGGCCACCCTGGCCTCGGTGCCCTTGCCGCTGCTGATGCCACTGCTGGTCGATGAGGTGCTGCTCAACCAGCCGGGTCCGCTGATCAATCTGATCAATCCGCTGGTGCCCCAGAGCTGGCATGGGCCTGTGCTCTATATCATGGCCATTCTGCTGGTGACCGTGCTGCTGCGCGCTCTGGCGCTTTTGCTGGGGGTGTGGCAGGCGCGCCAGTTCACCCTGGTGTCCAAGGACATTATTTTTCGCATTCGCAGTGACATGCTGGCGCGGCTGCAGCGCATATCGATGGCCGAATACGAAACCCGCGGCAGCGGGGCTGTGACCTCTCATTTCGTGACCGATATCGACACCCTGGACAGGTTTATCGGCGGCTCGGTCAGCAAACTGCTGATAGCGCTGCTGTCGATTCTGGGCACCGCGGTGATTCTGTTGTGGATGCACTGGCAGCTGGCGCTGTTCATCCTGTTCCTGAATCCGCTGGTCATAGCGCTGACCATGGCGATTGGCAAGCAGGTGAAGCAGCTCAAGAAACACGAAAATGCGGCCTTTGAAGTCTTTCAGAATGCCCTGATAGAAACCCTGGACGGCATTCAGCAGATCCGCGCCTCCAACCGTGAGCGCTATTATCTGTCGCGCATGGTGGATGAGGCACGTCGGGTGCGGGATCATTCGGCCGCGTTTGAGTGGCGCAGTGATGCCGCGTCCCGCTTCAGCATGATGCTGTTTCTGGTGGGCTTTGATCTGTTTCGCGCCGTCTCCATGCTGATGGTGGTGTTCTCGGATCTGAGTGTCGGGCAGATGATCGCGGTTTTTGGCTATCTCTGGTTCATGATGGGGCCGGTGCAGGAAGTGCTCGGGGTGCAGTACGCCTTCTATGCCGCCAAGGCTGCGCTGGCGCGTATCAATGGCCTGCTGATGCTGCAGCAGGAGCCGCGTTACCCGCACCGCCGTGATCCCTTTGCCGGGCACAGAACGGTGTCCGTCAGCGTTGAAAATGTGCACTTTGGCTACGGGCCGGGACAGGATGTGCTCAATGGCATCAGCCTGACGGTGCCGGCGGGGCAAAAAATCGCCCTGGTGGGGGCCAGCGGTGGCGGCAAGTCGACCCTGGTGCAGGTGTTGCTCGGGCTTTATCCTGCAGGCACGGGCCGGATTCTGTATGGCGGCGTACCGCTCGAGGACATAGGGCTGGATCGGGTGCGCGATCGGGTTGCCACTGTGTTGCAACAACCGGCATTGTTTAATGGCACCGTGCGCAGCAACCTGTCCATGGGCCGGGGGTTCACTGATGCGCAGCTGTGGCAGGCGCTGGACATCGCCCAGCTGAGTGACTTTATCCTTGGGCTGGAACAGACACTGGATACCCGCATCGGGCGTCAGGGCGTCAGGCTATCCGGTGGACAGCGCCAGCGCCTGGCGATTGCGCGCATGGTGCTGGCCGATCCCAGCGTCGTGATTCTGGACGAGGCGACTTCGGCGCTGGATGCCCAGACCGAGGCGCGGCTGCATGAGGCATTGGGTCACTTTCTGGCCGGGCGCACCACCCTTATAGTGGCGCACCGCCTGAGCGCGGTGCGCCAGGCAGACCATGTCTATGTGTTCGAGGATGGCCGTATCGCCGAGGAGGGGCCCCACGAGGCGCTGCTGGATCGAAACGGCCTCTACGCAAGGCTCTACGGGCACTATCAGTAA
- the ttcA gene encoding tRNA 2-thiocytidine(32) synthetase TtcA, which yields MSDILYQEVLSDPVSSLTPADLAASSASDTEPCAAQGAQSDAERKTKLRLNKLQKRLRREMGRAIEDFRMIEDGDRVMVCLSGGKDSYTMLDILLNLQKSAPISFELVAVNLDQKQPGFPEHILPAYLDAVGVPYHIVERDTYSIVKKLVPEGKTTCGLCSRLRRGTLYGFADEIGANKIALGHHRDDILETFFLNMFFGGKLKSMPPKLLSDDGKNMVIRPLAYAREKDIEAYSELRQFPIIPCNLCGSQENLQRQVIKDMLQGWDHTHPGRIETMFRSLQNVVPSHLADTQLFDFANLQLGFAEGVATSGEDAEAPGGRIDILSL from the coding sequence ATGAGCGATATCCTGTACCAAGAGGTCCTGAGCGATCCTGTTTCTTCCCTGACGCCTGCTGATCTGGCGGCGTCTTCCGCGTCCGATACTGAGCCCTGTGCAGCGCAGGGCGCCCAGAGCGATGCCGAGCGCAAAACCAAGCTGCGGCTGAACAAGCTGCAGAAGCGGTTGCGCCGCGAGATGGGACGGGCGATCGAGGATTTCAGGATGATCGAGGACGGCGACCGTGTGATGGTCTGCCTGTCCGGTGGCAAGGATTCCTACACCATGCTCGACATCCTGCTGAACCTGCAAAAGAGTGCGCCTATCAGCTTCGAGCTGGTGGCGGTCAATCTGGACCAGAAGCAGCCGGGCTTTCCCGAGCACATACTGCCGGCCTATCTGGATGCCGTTGGCGTGCCCTACCATATAGTCGAGCGCGATACCTACTCGATCGTCAAGAAGCTGGTGCCGGAAGGCAAGACCACCTGTGGCCTCTGTTCCCGTCTGCGCCGCGGCACCCTCTATGGTTTTGCCGATGAGATTGGCGCCAACAAGATCGCTCTGGGCCATCACCGCGATGACATTCTGGAAACCTTTTTTCTCAACATGTTCTTCGGTGGCAAACTCAAGTCCATGCCGCCCAAGCTGCTGTCGGATGATGGCAAGAACATGGTGATCCGGCCGCTGGCTTATGCGCGGGAAAAAGACATCGAAGCCTATAGCGAGCTTAGGCAGTTCCCTATCATTCCGTGCAACCTCTGTGGTTCCCAGGAAAACCTCCAGCGCCAGGTCATCAAGGACATGTTGCAGGGGTGGGATCACACTCATCCGGGCCGGATCGAAACCATGTTCAGGTCCTTGCAGAATGTAGTGCCCAGCCACCTGGCGGATACGCAACTGTTTGACTTTGCCAATCTGCAACTGGGTTTTGCCGAAGGAGTGGCGACGTCAGGTGAGGACGCGGAGGCCCCGGGAGGGCGCATCGATATACTGTCGCTCTGA
- a CDS encoding BolA family protein: MSVQAIIEHKLNQGLNIVQLDIENESHMHSGPATESHFKLVLVSDDFAGKRLVQRHQLIFGLLKDEMSNPIHALSMHLYTADEWRARQQQAPTSPECLGGSKG; encoded by the coding sequence ATGAGTGTACAGGCGATAATTGAACACAAGCTCAACCAGGGGCTGAACATTGTGCAGCTGGATATCGAAAATGAAAGCCATATGCACTCGGGGCCGGCCACTGAGAGTCATTTCAAGCTGGTACTGGTGTCGGATGATTTTGCCGGCAAGCGCCTGGTACAACGCCATCAGCTGATCTTTGGTTTGCTCAAGGACGAAATGAGCAACCCGATTCATGCGCTATCCATGCACCTCTATACGGCGGATGAATGGCGGGCGCGTCAGCAACAGGCGCCGACGTCCCCCGAATGCCTTGGGGGTTCCAAAGGCTAG
- a CDS encoding YecA family protein has protein sequence MSMPPIAQPLNDDELDRLEEFLFSDAVSEESLDLIGIHGLFCALSISPEPVPEAEWLALLLDGEPQWKSDAERTEIAGLLRQWYQSIGSDLYSDEEIDLPCDTTLELDEEDKEAGIAPLTLWAEAFMEGVFLHEELWFSAEREEQVAELLLPIMVASDLFEEDDFKQMRRDKRLCEEMVKQIPDLLVDLYLVFHSPEK, from the coding sequence ATGTCAATGCCCCCTATTGCCCAGCCACTGAACGATGATGAGCTGGACCGACTCGAGGAATTCCTGTTCTCCGACGCCGTATCCGAAGAATCCCTAGACCTGATCGGTATTCATGGTCTTTTCTGTGCCCTCAGCATCAGCCCTGAGCCCGTGCCCGAGGCCGAATGGCTGGCGCTGTTGCTCGACGGAGAACCCCAGTGGAAATCCGATGCCGAGCGCACCGAAATTGCCGGTCTGCTGCGTCAGTGGTATCAGTCCATCGGCAGCGACCTGTACAGCGACGAAGAGATCGATCTGCCCTGCGACACCACCCTTGAGCTCGACGAAGAAGACAAGGAAGCCGGCATCGCACCGCTGACACTCTGGGCCGAAGCCTTCATGGAAGGCGTGTTCCTGCACGAAGAGCTGTGGTTCAGCGCCGAACGTGAAGAACAGGTAGCCGAGCTGCTGCTGCCGATCATGGTCGCATCTGACCTGTTTGAAGAAGACGATTTCAAGCAGATGCGCCGCGACAAGCGCCTGTGCGAAGAAATGGTAAAACAGATTCCGGACCTGCTGGTCGACCTCTACTTGGTTTTCCACTCCCCCGAGAAGTAA
- the recQ gene encoding DNA helicase RecQ: protein MMEHALRVLKDVFGYDQFRTPQEDVISRLVGGQDLLVVMPTGGGKSLCYQLPALLRDGTAVVVSPLIALMQDQVSALSQWGIRAGCLNSAVSFEERSRTEDALRSGELDLLYIAPERLLQPRTLDLLSHCTLALFAIDEAHCVSQWGHDFRPEYLQLSRLRERFPGVPRIALTATADGRTQQEIVERLQLDQAVRFIQGFDRPNIRYRIGQKDKAKDQLLRFLRDEHPQDAGVVYCLSRKKVEATAAWLCERGFNALPYHAGLSTELRAHNQHRFLTEESLIMVATIAFGMGIDKPNVRFVAHLDLPKSIEAYYQETGRAGRDGMPADAWMVYGLQDVIFLRQMLEGSQAPEQQKQIERQKLEAVLGLCEITSCRRQTLLAYFGESEHAPCGNCDTCLEPVPVWDGTEAARKALSAVYRSGQHFGVNHVIDILLGSNSEKLRERGHDRLSTFGIGKDLDRNQWRSVFRQLVARGFLGVDGQGHGVLHLTEACRGVLRSEQTLELRLESRSQSRFTRSSVPQSKLEASDYALWNDLRAARKTLAETQDVPPYVIFHDATLMEMVMHRPLNEVQLRRLNGVGERKLELYGKQFLAVIEQHEQAGQTQAVASDEALLLFRSGMTVQQVALQLKLSVNAIFGQLARAIQQGQLEMAEVVELPQAEVSHIQQVMIECERDFGAALKPVHEALGGAYDMGLLRCVRVGLSLDR from the coding sequence ATGATGGAACACGCACTTCGAGTACTGAAAGACGTTTTTGGCTATGACCAGTTTCGCACTCCCCAGGAAGACGTAATCAGCCGTCTGGTGGGCGGTCAGGATTTGCTGGTGGTCATGCCGACCGGTGGCGGCAAGTCACTGTGCTACCAGTTGCCGGCGCTGCTGCGCGACGGTACAGCCGTGGTTGTGTCACCCTTGATTGCACTGATGCAGGATCAGGTCAGTGCCCTGTCGCAGTGGGGCATTCGTGCCGGCTGCCTCAATTCGGCGGTGAGTTTTGAAGAACGCAGCCGTACCGAGGATGCACTGCGCAGTGGCGAGCTGGATCTGCTCTATATAGCGCCAGAACGACTGCTGCAGCCGCGTACACTGGATCTGCTGTCGCACTGCACCCTGGCGCTTTTTGCTATCGACGAAGCGCATTGCGTGTCGCAGTGGGGGCATGACTTCAGGCCCGAATACCTGCAGCTCAGTCGCCTGCGCGAGCGCTTTCCCGGCGTGCCGCGCATCGCCCTCACCGCCACCGCAGATGGACGCACTCAGCAGGAAATCGTCGAACGGCTGCAGCTTGATCAGGCCGTGCGCTTTATTCAGGGGTTTGATCGTCCCAATATCCGTTATCGCATTGGTCAGAAAGACAAGGCAAAGGATCAGCTGCTGCGCTTTCTGCGCGATGAGCATCCGCAGGATGCCGGCGTGGTGTATTGCCTGTCGCGCAAAAAGGTCGAGGCTACAGCTGCCTGGCTGTGCGAGCGCGGCTTCAATGCACTGCCTTACCATGCCGGGCTCTCGACGGAGCTGCGGGCGCATAACCAGCACCGTTTTCTGACCGAAGAAAGTCTGATCATGGTGGCGACCATCGCCTTTGGCATGGGGATCGACAAGCCCAATGTGCGTTTTGTAGCGCACCTGGATTTGCCCAAAAGCATTGAAGCCTACTATCAGGAAACCGGCCGCGCCGGGCGTGATGGCATGCCCGCCGATGCCTGGATGGTGTATGGCCTGCAGGATGTTATTTTTCTGCGCCAGATGCTTGAAGGTTCCCAGGCCCCCGAGCAGCAAAAACAGATTGAACGCCAGAAGCTTGAAGCCGTACTGGGATTGTGTGAAATCACCAGTTGCCGGCGTCAGACGCTGCTGGCGTACTTCGGTGAGTCTGAGCATGCGCCCTGTGGCAACTGCGATACCTGCCTTGAACCTGTGCCTGTTTGGGATGGCACTGAAGCGGCGCGCAAGGCGCTGTCGGCGGTGTATCGCTCGGGCCAGCACTTCGGCGTCAATCATGTCATCGATATCCTGCTGGGCAGCAATAGTGAAAAGCTGCGAGAGCGCGGGCATGATCGCCTGTCGACCTTTGGTATTGGCAAGGATCTGGACCGCAATCAGTGGCGCTCGGTGTTTCGCCAGCTGGTGGCGCGGGGCTTTCTGGGGGTGGATGGCCAGGGGCATGGCGTGCTGCACCTGACCGAGGCCTGTCGCGGGGTGCTGCGCAGCGAGCAGACACTGGAGCTGCGGCTGGAGTCTCGCAGCCAGAGCCGCTTTACCCGCAGCTCGGTGCCGCAGTCGAAACTGGAAGCCAGTGACTATGCTCTGTGGAATGACCTGCGGGCCGCGCGCAAGACGCTGGCCGAAACCCAGGACGTGCCGCCCTATGTGATTTTCCATGATGCCACCCTGATGGAAATGGTCATGCACCGGCCGCTGAATGAGGTGCAGCTGCGCAGGCTCAACGGTGTGGGGGAGCGCAAGCTGGAGCTCTATGGCAAGCAGTTCCTCGCGGTCATCGAGCAGCATGAACAGGCCGGCCAGACGCAGGCGGTAGCCTCGGATGAAGCTCTGCTGCTGTTTCGCAGTGGCATGACGGTACAGCAGGTTGCGCTGCAGCTCAAATTGTCGGTCAACGCCATCTTTGGTCAGCTGGCACGGGCCATTCAGCAGGGGCAGCTGGAGATGGCGGAAGTGGTCGAGTTGCCGCAGGCCGAAGTCAGCCACATTCAGCAGGTCATGATTGAGTGTGAGCGTGATTTCGGTGCAGCGTTAAAACCGGTGCATGAAGCCCTGGGCGGTGCCTATGACATGGGCCTGCTGCGCTGTGTGCGCGTGGGGCTGAGCCTTGATCGCTGA
- the aroA gene encoding 3-phosphoshikimate 1-carboxyvinyltransferase produces the protein MESITLQPVTRVDGEVQIPGSKSLSNRILLLAALAEGSTRITNLLDSDDIRHMLTALKQLGVRYQLSDDRRSCTVEGIGGSFSSQAAELFLGNAGTAMRPLTAALCLGQGEFLLTGEPRMYERPIRDLVDALRTLGADISYLKDEGYPPLKINARGLPGGQVKIRGNISSQFLTALLMVAPLAAGDLTIEMDGELVSKPYIDITLHAMRSFGIDVENDNYQRFHIKGQQSYRSPGAIMVEGDASSASYFLAAAAIAGGTIRVHGVGSDSVQGDKLFADVLEQMGASVTWGPTWIEVTRGTLKGVDLDLNHIPDAAMTIATTALFAKGPTAIRNIYNWRVKETDRLSAMATELRKVGASVVEGEDFIEISPPARLQEAAIDTYDDHRMAMCFSLVALSNTPVTINDPGCTAKTFPEYFSLFETLCQR, from the coding sequence ATGGAAAGCATCACCCTGCAACCTGTCACCCGCGTCGATGGCGAAGTCCAGATTCCCGGATCCAAGAGCCTGTCCAACCGCATTTTGCTGCTGGCAGCCCTGGCCGAGGGCAGCACTCGCATTACCAACCTGCTGGACAGCGACGACATACGCCACATGCTCACCGCCCTTAAGCAACTGGGCGTACGCTATCAGCTGTCAGACGATCGTCGCAGCTGTACGGTTGAAGGGATTGGCGGCAGCTTTTCGAGCCAGGCTGCCGAGCTGTTTCTCGGCAACGCCGGCACCGCCATGCGCCCGCTGACCGCGGCGCTGTGCCTGGGCCAGGGTGAGTTCCTGCTGACCGGCGAGCCGCGCATGTACGAACGCCCGATCCGGGATCTGGTCGATGCACTGCGCACCCTGGGCGCCGACATCAGCTACCTGAAGGATGAAGGCTATCCGCCGCTGAAGATCAATGCCCGCGGCCTCCCCGGCGGCCAGGTGAAGATTCGCGGCAATATTTCCAGCCAGTTCCTCACCGCCCTGCTGATGGTCGCCCCCCTGGCCGCAGGAGACCTGACCATCGAGATGGACGGTGAGCTGGTCTCCAAGCCCTATATCGACATTACCCTGCACGCCATGCGCAGCTTCGGCATTGACGTCGAAAACGACAACTACCAGCGCTTTCATATCAAGGGACAGCAGAGCTACCGCTCGCCCGGCGCGATCATGGTGGAAGGTGATGCCTCTTCGGCGTCCTACTTTCTCGCTGCCGCCGCCATTGCCGGCGGCACTATTCGCGTGCACGGCGTAGGCAGCGACAGCGTACAGGGTGACAAGCTCTTCGCCGACGTACTCGAGCAGATGGGTGCCAGCGTGACATGGGGCCCGACCTGGATCGAAGTGACCCGGGGCACACTCAAAGGCGTGGATCTGGACCTGAACCATATCCCCGATGCCGCCATGACCATCGCCACCACAGCCCTGTTTGCAAAAGGCCCGACCGCCATTCGCAATATCTACAACTGGCGCGTGAAGGAAACCGACCGCCTCAGCGCCATGGCAACGGAGCTGCGCAAGGTGGGTGCCAGCGTGGTCGAGGGTGAGGACTTTATCGAGATTTCGCCACCTGCGCGATTGCAGGAAGCGGCCATCGACACCTACGACGATCACCGCATGGCGATGTGCTTCTCCCTGGTTGCCCTGAGCAATACGCCTGTCACCATTAACGACCCTGGCTGCACTGCCAAGACCTTCCCGGAATACTTCTCACTGTTCGAGACGCTGTGTCAACGCTAA
- a CDS encoding phospholipase D-like domain-containing protein, whose protein sequence is MQYRRRFKWRAGNAVELIVDGEQFFPIMLDSIRQASHSVLMEFYLVSSGQIMDRFIIEMIAAARRGLMVRLMIDGFGGRKLSEPDRLRLEAAGVVILVYNPLKWSKLTQNFARDHRKLMIVDQTLAFIGGTGLTDEYWLAEEAGCPWHEVMLSLRGPVVCDLIELYNALWKRCTATRLPPGSLGAEVGPAMMKVCTTEGLYQQGIKLSFLQQVNQSSERIWLATAYFMPSRSLRRALRRAALRGVDVRLILAGPYTDQPWVFHASKRYYQRLLSAGVKIFEYQPRFLHAKVGVVDDWSSIGSCNLDHWNLRWNLEANIEIREPRFVDQVTAMLSADVQHCSEITEKAWHARPWHRKIREYIWSLISQIVLRIR, encoded by the coding sequence ATGCAGTATCGCAGGCGTTTCAAATGGCGGGCAGGCAATGCGGTTGAGCTGATTGTCGACGGTGAGCAGTTCTTTCCGATCATGCTTGATTCGATTCGCCAGGCCAGTCACAGCGTGCTGATGGAGTTCTATCTGGTGTCTTCCGGCCAGATAATGGACAGGTTCATTATCGAGATGATTGCAGCTGCACGGCGCGGCCTGATGGTGCGCCTGATGATCGATGGCTTTGGTGGTCGCAAGCTGTCCGAGCCAGATCGCTTGCGGCTTGAGGCGGCGGGTGTGGTGATCCTGGTGTATAACCCGCTGAAATGGAGCAAGCTGACGCAGAATTTCGCCCGCGATCATCGCAAGCTGATGATCGTGGATCAGACCCTGGCATTCATCGGCGGTACAGGTCTGACGGACGAGTATTGGCTGGCCGAGGAGGCGGGTTGCCCCTGGCATGAGGTCATGCTGTCGCTGCGCGGCCCCGTGGTGTGTGATCTGATCGAGCTTTACAACGCCCTGTGGAAGCGCTGTACTGCGACGCGCCTGCCGCCAGGCAGTCTGGGGGCCGAGGTGGGGCCTGCGATGATGAAGGTCTGTACCACCGAAGGGCTCTATCAGCAGGGCATCAAGCTCAGCTTTTTGCAGCAGGTCAATCAGTCCAGCGAACGCATCTGGCTGGCAACGGCCTACTTTATGCCCTCGCGTTCGCTGCGTCGGGCCCTGCGCCGGGCGGCGTTGCGCGGTGTCGATGTGCGGCTGATTCTGGCCGGTCCCTATACCGATCAGCCCTGGGTGTTCCATGCCTCCAAGCGGTATTATCAGCGCCTGCTCAGTGCCGGGGTGAAAATATTCGAGTATCAGCCCCGATTCCTGCATGCCAAGGTGGGGGTGGTGGATGACTGGAGCTCCATAGGTTCCTGCAACCTGGATCACTGGAACCTGCGCTGGAACCTGGAGGCCAATATCGAGATTCGCGAGCCGCGGTTTGTCGACCAGGTGACGGCCATGCTCAGTGCTGACGTGCAGCATTGCAGCGAAATAACCGAAAAAGCCTGGCATGCGCGTCCCTGGCATCGCAAAATCCGTGAGTATATCTGGTCATTGATCAGTCAGATTGTGTTGAGAATTCGATAA
- a CDS encoding glycine zipper 2TM domain-containing protein, whose translation MKYISGCAALVLGSVLLAGCAGPSLTGTTYSRSEARQVHYVRYGVVDSVTPVVIEGRTDGAVGTGAGAIVGGIAGSNIGGGSGRAVGAVIGAVAGGVLGNKIEASATRKQGQEITVRLDNGETLSLVQEVDGGKFFRPGERVRLLESAGATRVAY comes from the coding sequence ATGAAATACATATCAGGTTGTGCGGCGCTGGTGCTCGGTTCTGTGTTGCTGGCAGGCTGCGCTGGGCCCAGCCTGACCGGCACCACCTATTCACGCTCCGAAGCGCGCCAGGTGCATTACGTGCGTTATGGTGTGGTGGATTCGGTAACACCGGTGGTGATCGAAGGGCGTACCGACGGTGCCGTGGGTACCGGCGCCGGCGCCATTGTTGGCGGTATCGCAGGCAGCAATATTGGGGGTGGCAGCGGCCGCGCCGTGGGTGCCGTGATCGGTGCTGTGGCCGGCGGTGTACTGGGCAACAAGATTGAAGCGTCCGCCACCCGCAAGCAGGGGCAGGAAATTACCGTCCGTCTGGATAACGGTGAAACCCTGTCGCTGGTGCAGGAAGTCGATGGCGGCAAGTTCTTCCGCCCCGGTGAGCGTGTGCGTCTGCTGGAGTCCGCCGGCGCGACTCGCGTAGCCTATTAA